One window of the Pedobacter ginsengisoli genome contains the following:
- a CDS encoding DUF1501 domain-containing protein, translating to MTRDELNAHRLVKEAQETELRAFTRRHFLKESAMGLGAVAMGALLGSCGLGGKTTNDILYDPVHPLLPKAPPFLGKAKSVIYLHMAGAPSQLELFDYKPELMKMDGQDCPQSLLAGKKFAFITGVPKMLGPQAKFAQHGQSRAWVSDNLPHFSTMVDDVSFLKAVSTDQFNHAPAQLLIHTGSPRLGRPSMGSWATYGLGTENQNLPGFVVLTSGGSFPDAGKSIWGSGFLPSVYQGVQCRSEGDPVLFIKDPHGMSRDLRKASIDAINASNEQEYAAYNDPEILSRISQYEMAYRMQISAPEVMNINDEPEYIHEMYGTQPGKSCFANNVLLARKLVEKGVRYVQLFDWGWDAHGDGPNNSLNIGLKNKCRSIDKPITALLLDLKQRGLLEDTLVVWGGEFGRTPMMENRNGVQNPYNGRDHHTDAFTIWMAGGGVKKGFTHGETDEIGYSGISGKVDAFDIQATILNQLGFDHEKFTYPFQGRPFRLTDVGGKVIHDIIA from the coding sequence ATGACAAGAGATGAATTAAATGCACATCGCCTGGTAAAGGAAGCTCAGGAAACAGAACTAAGGGCCTTTACCCGCAGGCATTTTCTTAAAGAAAGTGCAATGGGGCTTGGTGCCGTAGCTATGGGAGCTTTGCTGGGCAGTTGCGGTTTGGGAGGTAAAACTACTAATGATATTTTGTATGACCCGGTACATCCTTTATTACCAAAGGCCCCGCCTTTTTTAGGTAAAGCTAAGAGTGTAATTTATTTGCACATGGCGGGGGCACCTTCGCAGCTTGAGCTGTTTGATTATAAGCCGGAACTAATGAAAATGGATGGCCAGGATTGTCCGCAATCTTTATTGGCAGGTAAGAAATTTGCCTTTATTACCGGAGTGCCTAAAATGCTTGGGCCACAGGCAAAATTTGCACAGCACGGCCAGAGCAGAGCATGGGTTAGTGATAACCTACCGCATTTCTCTACAATGGTAGATGATGTTAGTTTCTTAAAGGCCGTTTCGACAGATCAGTTTAACCATGCACCTGCACAATTGTTAATTCATACCGGAAGCCCTCGTTTGGGCAGGCCCAGTATGGGTAGCTGGGCAACTTATGGATTAGGTACTGAAAATCAGAATCTTCCCGGTTTTGTGGTGCTTACCAGTGGTGGAAGCTTCCCTGATGCAGGTAAAAGCATTTGGGGAAGTGGATTTTTGCCTTCTGTATATCAGGGAGTTCAATGCAGAAGTGAGGGAGATCCGGTATTGTTTATTAAAGATCCTCATGGAATGAGCCGCGATTTGCGCAAGGCTTCTATAGATGCCATAAATGCTTCTAATGAACAGGAATATGCGGCCTACAATGACCCTGAGATTTTATCGCGCATATCGCAATATGAAATGGCCTACAGGATGCAGATTTCTGCGCCTGAGGTTATGAATATTAATGATGAGCCAGAATATATCCATGAAATGTATGGAACGCAGCCTGGCAAATCTTGCTTTGCAAATAATGTTTTGCTTGCCCGTAAACTAGTAGAAAAAGGGGTGAGATATGTACAGTTATTTGATTGGGGCTGGGATGCACATGGAGATGGACCTAACAATTCATTAAATATTGGTTTGAAGAATAAGTGCCGCAGTATTGATAAGCCTATCACTGCATTGCTTCTGGATTTGAAACAACGTGGTTTACTTGAGGATACCTTAGTGGTATGGGGAGGGGAGTTTGGCCGTACACCAATGATGGAGAACCGTAACGGGGTTCAGAATCCTTATAATGGAAGAGATCATCATACTGATGCCTTTACCATCTGGATGGCCGGAGGAGGCGTTAAAAAAGGCTTTACCCATGGTGAAACTGATGAGATTGGATATAGCGGCATAAGTGGTAAGGTTGATGCTTTTGATATACAGGCCACTATACTGAATCAGCTGGGTTTTGATCATGAGAAATTTACCTATCCTTTCCAGGGACGTCCGTTCAGACTTACCGACGTTGGAGGAAAAGTTATACATGATATTATTGCTTAA
- a CDS encoding DUF1553 domain-containing protein, translated as MSYDKKVDFNTEVKPIINKKCISCHGGVKKQGGFSLLFHEEALAATKSGKPAIIPGDPDGSELIKRLLTKDPEERMPYKHEALNEDEIDIFKRWIKQGAKWGDHWAYLPVKEVEVPSVSGDWARNDIDKFILEKLDEQELKPSGEADRATLLRRASLDLIGMAPPQKLAEQYLKAKDGDKAYQILVDSLIASQRFGEKWASMWLDVARYADTKGYEADAGRNIWQYRDWVIRAFNKDMPYNEFVTEQIAGDFFVNPTDDQYIATAFQRNTMTNDEGGTNNEEFRVAAVLDRVNTTWEGLLSTTFACVQCHSHPYDPFKHEEFYEFMAYFNNTRDEDISSEYPLLRQYNDSLQGKLTSLTNWLKVNVSAEKSTEIHKFLKTGQPVINSVIADSMVNAIIGNNNIALFFKNNAVARIPAVNLNKVDQLIYRYASGKPGGSMQLRLDKHNGPVIASWKVPEGPGYRNLAVDFKAQTGVHDVYLTYTNPTATNKDEVIVYFDWFRFSQQFPGKGKPGYEENKASFWALMDANVGSTPIMVENPADRSRKTFVFKRGAWITPGAEVHAGVPKSLAYAMPANAPKNRVGLAMWLTDKRNPLLSRTMANRVWEQLFGTGIVETLEDMGTQGMNPTHKELLDHLSWQLMNDYKWSVKRLIKEMVMSATYRQDSKVTEDTKKKDQFNKYYARGPRMRLSAEQIRDQHLSVSGVLSAKMYGPGVMPWQPNGIWNSPYNGATWNNSQGEDQFRRAIYTYWKRTAPYPSMIAFDGAQRVACTPRRIRTNTPLQALVTLNDSVYIDMAKFFALRMKKEGGKEVKSQIAKGYEWMMYKPISGAKLRILDNLYMTALNDYKVHPDKAKQILGGQQTDKYPETAALVVVANAMLNLDEAVTKN; from the coding sequence ATGTCGTATGATAAGAAAGTGGATTTCAATACTGAAGTAAAACCTATTATTAATAAGAAATGCATTTCCTGTCATGGGGGAGTGAAAAAGCAGGGCGGATTTAGCTTGTTGTTTCATGAAGAAGCATTGGCAGCTACAAAAAGTGGTAAGCCTGCTATTATTCCAGGAGATCCCGATGGGAGTGAGCTTATAAAACGCTTATTAACCAAAGATCCTGAAGAACGGATGCCTTATAAACACGAAGCCCTTAATGAGGATGAAATTGATATTTTTAAGAGATGGATAAAGCAAGGTGCAAAGTGGGGTGATCACTGGGCCTACCTGCCGGTTAAAGAAGTGGAGGTGCCAAGTGTAAGTGGCGATTGGGCTAGGAATGATATTGATAAGTTCATACTTGAAAAATTAGACGAACAGGAATTAAAGCCCTCGGGCGAGGCGGATAGAGCTACGCTATTAAGAAGGGCTAGCTTAGATTTAATAGGTATGGCACCTCCTCAAAAACTGGCTGAACAATATTTAAAAGCTAAGGATGGGGATAAGGCTTATCAAATATTGGTTGATTCATTAATTGCTTCGCAGCGTTTCGGAGAGAAATGGGCATCTATGTGGCTGGATGTTGCCCGATATGCCGATACTAAAGGTTATGAAGCTGATGCCGGAAGAAATATATGGCAATACCGTGATTGGGTAATACGCGCATTTAATAAAGATATGCCTTACAATGAGTTTGTAACTGAGCAGATTGCCGGAGACTTCTTTGTAAATCCGACGGATGATCAATATATAGCTACAGCCTTCCAGAGAAATACCATGACGAATGACGAGGGTGGTACCAACAACGAAGAGTTTAGGGTTGCAGCTGTTCTTGATCGCGTTAACACAACCTGGGAAGGGCTATTAAGTACAACATTTGCATGTGTACAATGCCATAGCCACCCATATGATCCGTTTAAACACGAGGAGTTCTATGAATTTATGGCTTACTTTAACAATACAAGAGATGAAGATATTTCGTCTGAATATCCTTTGTTAAGGCAATACAATGATTCATTGCAAGGAAAGCTTACTTCATTAACCAATTGGCTAAAGGTTAACGTGTCTGCAGAGAAGTCAACTGAAATCCATAAGTTTTTAAAAACAGGCCAGCCGGTTATCAATTCAGTGATTGCAGATAGCATGGTAAATGCAATTATAGGCAATAACAATATTGCACTTTTCTTTAAAAATAATGCTGTGGCTAGAATTCCTGCAGTAAATCTTAACAAGGTAGATCAGTTGATTTACAGGTATGCATCAGGTAAGCCCGGGGGGAGTATGCAGTTAAGGTTAGATAAGCATAACGGACCGGTAATTGCATCATGGAAAGTTCCCGAAGGTCCTGGTTACCGTAACCTTGCTGTTGATTTTAAGGCACAAACCGGAGTGCATGATGTGTATCTTACCTATACTAACCCAACCGCCACTAATAAGGATGAGGTTATTGTATACTTTGATTGGTTCCGCTTTTCGCAACAGTTCCCTGGAAAGGGTAAACCAGGCTATGAAGAGAATAAGGCTTCATTTTGGGCGCTTATGGATGCAAATGTTGGATCAACACCTATTATGGTTGAGAACCCAGCCGATAGATCGCGTAAAACATTTGTATTTAAGCGGGGTGCATGGATTACTCCGGGAGCAGAGGTTCATGCAGGAGTTCCTAAATCTTTAGCGTATGCTATGCCGGCAAATGCACCAAAAAACAGGGTAGGGCTTGCCATGTGGCTTACTGATAAAAGGAATCCATTATTATCAAGAACGATGGCGAACCGCGTGTGGGAGCAATTGTTTGGAACCGGTATTGTAGAAACCCTTGAAGATATGGGTACACAGGGAATGAACCCAACCCATAAAGAATTGCTGGATCATTTATCATGGCAGTTGATGAATGATTACAAATGGAGCGTGAAAAGACTGATTAAGGAAATGGTAATGAGCGCAACATACAGGCAGGATTCAAAAGTTACTGAGGATACAAAAAAGAAAGATCAGTTTAATAAATATTATGCTCGCGGCCCAAGAATGAGGCTAAGTGCTGAACAGATCAGGGATCAGCATCTTTCGGTAAGTGGTGTATTAAGTGCCAAAATGTATGGCCCTGGTGTAATGCCATGGCAGCCAAATGGCATCTGGAATTCGCCATATAATGGTGCTACATGGAACAATTCGCAGGGAGAAGATCAATTCAGAAGGGCAATTTATACCTATTGGAAAAGAACAGCTCCCTATCCTTCAATGATTGCTTTTGATGGCGCACAAAGGGTGGCATGTACTCCGCGAAGAATAAGGACAAACACGCCGTTGCAGGCATTGGTTACCTTAAATGACTCCGTATATATTGACATGGCGAAATTCTTTGCTTTGAGGATGAAAAAAGAGGGAGGAAAGGAAGTGAAAAGCCAAATAGCCAAAGGATATGAATGGATGATGTATAAACCTATTTCGGGTGCTAAACTCAGGATTTTAGATAACCTTTATATGACGGCATTAAACGATTACAAAGTGCATCCTGATAAGGCGAAACAAATACTTGGAGGGCAGCAAACAGATAAATACCCTGAAACAGCCGCCCTGGTGGTTGTGGCAAATGCAATGTTGAACCTTGATGAAGCGGTAACAAAAAACTAA
- a CDS encoding heavy metal translocating P-type ATPase, with amino-acid sequence MQLSNHHSGCCSTEEPKKGTINNQKDNHQHEHSDDDGHHHGAEEPSGLIGHWPLLTSLAIIVVMMVLEYGFGIVFNNIIQLAVFVPAYLLAGYNVLALAFRKAIRLDFFNEFFLMSVATIGAFAIGSYSEGVAVMVFYSIGEWFQDSAVSNAKRSIKALLDIRPDSVDVIRDGKVINVLPAAVQIDEIIQVKPGEKVALDGVLISEKATFNTAALTGESKPDNKETGETVLAGMINLNQLAELKVTALFKDSKLSKILEMVQDATARKSQTQLFISRFAKVYTPIVFLLAVLVVAVPYFFVADYNFSDWLYRGLVFLVISCPCALVVSIPLGYFGGIGLASKNGILFKGSNFLDVITTVNTVVMDKTGTLTKGVFDVQQVITANGYNEKELVRIAAALESKSTHPIALAVKQYAGDIISEIKTDKVEEIAGHGLKGIVDGKEVLAGNAKLLKKFNVAYDNAINEITDSVVVIAIDNSYTGYITIADEVKEDAKQAIADMHALSIKTVMLSGDKQSVVSKVASFLGIDEAFGDLLPENKVQKVQELKDKSLKIAFIGDGVNDAPVVALADAGIAMGGLGSDATIETADIVIQNDQPSKIVTAIKIGKITRSIVWQNISLAMIVKVAVLILGAGGIATLWEAVIADVGVALLAILNAVRIQNIKF; translated from the coding sequence ATGCAATTATCAAATCATCATAGTGGTTGCTGCTCGACTGAGGAACCAAAAAAAGGAACCATAAACAATCAAAAAGACAATCATCAGCACGAACATTCTGATGATGACGGGCACCATCATGGGGCCGAGGAACCATCTGGCTTAATAGGCCATTGGCCATTATTAACCTCACTGGCCATTATAGTGGTTATGATGGTGTTGGAGTATGGATTCGGTATTGTGTTTAACAATATTATTCAGTTAGCGGTGTTTGTTCCTGCCTATTTGCTTGCAGGCTATAACGTGCTTGCACTTGCTTTTAGAAAAGCAATAAGGCTTGACTTTTTTAATGAGTTTTTCCTGATGAGCGTAGCTACTATTGGTGCTTTTGCAATTGGATCTTATAGCGAGGGTGTTGCTGTAATGGTATTCTATTCTATAGGAGAGTGGTTTCAGGATTCGGCCGTTAGCAATGCGAAGCGAAGTATTAAGGCTTTGCTCGATATCAGACCAGACAGTGTAGATGTAATTAGGGATGGAAAGGTAATTAATGTGTTGCCTGCTGCGGTTCAGATTGATGAAATTATACAGGTTAAGCCTGGTGAAAAAGTAGCGCTTGATGGAGTATTGATATCAGAAAAGGCAACATTTAATACCGCTGCTTTAACTGGCGAAAGTAAACCTGACAACAAAGAGACAGGGGAAACTGTACTTGCTGGTATGATTAACTTAAATCAGCTTGCTGAATTAAAAGTTACTGCTCTATTTAAAGATAGTAAGCTGAGTAAAATTCTTGAAATGGTGCAGGATGCTACTGCCAGGAAATCTCAAACGCAATTATTTATTTCGCGTTTTGCCAAGGTATATACTCCAATTGTATTTTTACTTGCTGTTCTTGTTGTTGCTGTTCCTTATTTTTTTGTAGCCGATTATAACTTTAGTGATTGGTTGTACAGAGGGTTGGTGTTTTTGGTTATCAGCTGTCCTTGTGCCCTGGTGGTTTCGATACCTTTGGGATATTTTGGAGGAATTGGTCTTGCATCTAAAAATGGTATACTCTTTAAAGGGTCTAACTTTCTGGATGTAATTACTACTGTAAATACTGTGGTAATGGATAAAACAGGAACGCTTACCAAAGGAGTTTTTGATGTTCAGCAAGTAATAACAGCTAATGGATATAATGAAAAAGAGCTTGTCCGAATAGCGGCCGCGCTAGAAAGTAAATCAACGCATCCCATTGCCCTGGCTGTTAAACAATATGCTGGAGATATAATTTCGGAAATAAAAACTGATAAGGTCGAAGAAATTGCCGGTCATGGCTTAAAAGGTATTGTGGATGGAAAGGAAGTGCTTGCAGGGAATGCGAAATTGCTTAAAAAATTCAATGTAGCTTATGATAATGCTATAAATGAGATTACCGATAGTGTGGTTGTTATAGCTATAGATAATAGCTATACCGGTTATATAACCATTGCTGATGAAGTGAAAGAAGATGCCAAACAGGCAATTGCAGATATGCATGCGCTTAGTATTAAAACTGTAATGCTAAGTGGCGATAAACAAAGCGTTGTAAGCAAAGTTGCGTCCTTTTTAGGTATTGATGAGGCATTTGGCGATCTTTTACCTGAAAATAAGGTACAAAAGGTGCAGGAGCTTAAAGACAAAAGTTTAAAAATTGCTTTTATTGGAGATGGGGTAAACGATGCGCCGGTTGTGGCATTGGCCGATGCCGGAATTGCTATGGGTGGGTTGGGTAGTGATGCGACTATTGAAACTGCTGATATTGTGATTCAGAATGATCAACCATCTAAGATTGTAACGGCCATAAAGATTGGTAAAATTACCCGAAGCATAGTTTGGCAAAATATTTCATTGGCTATGATTGTAAAGGTAGCCGTCCTGATTTTAGGTGCCGGGGGCATAGCTACATTATGGGAAGCTGTAATTGCCGATGTGGGTGTTGCGCTGCTGGCTATCCTAAATGCGGTACGAATACAGAACATTAAATTCTAA
- a CDS encoding Fur family transcriptional regulator, which translates to MIIDIENKLKVKDVNPTAMRLLVLDFLTKQNAAISLNDLERGMAPSDRITLYRTLKTFEEKGLVHSIEDGTGATKYALCEEDCDGKNHHDLHVHFYCNTCKETFCLPNTQIPDISLPINFFRQEMNLIIKGICDQCNPSIPLQ; encoded by the coding sequence ATGATAATAGACATAGAGAATAAATTGAAAGTAAAGGATGTTAATCCTACTGCTATGCGATTGTTGGTGCTAGACTTTTTAACCAAGCAAAATGCAGCCATTAGCTTAAATGATCTTGAAAGGGGGATGGCACCATCTGACAGGATTACGCTTTACAGAACATTAAAAACTTTTGAAGAAAAGGGCTTGGTTCATAGTATAGAGGATGGTACCGGTGCTACCAAATACGCTTTATGCGAAGAAGATTGTGACGGGAAAAATCATCATGACCTCCATGTTCATTTTTATTGTAATACGTGCAAGGAAACATTTTGTTTGCCGAACACCCAGATACCTGATATATCTTTGCCAATTAATTTTTTTCGCCAGGAAATGAACCTCATCATTAAAGGAATATGTGATCAGTGTAATCCATCCATACCTTTGCAATAG
- a CDS encoding VOC family protein produces MKTLTIIVLSLVMLTPFQKSMAQAEKKQQGAVLNHIAVYVTDLAKSTAFYKDVFDLEIIPEPFKDGRHTWFSLGPAGHLHLIQGAKANVEHDKNEHLCFSVPSVDKFITLLNVKKIEFEDWAGTRKAVTLRVDGIKQVYFKDPDGHWLEVNDDYK; encoded by the coding sequence ATGAAAACCCTTACAATAATCGTTTTAAGTTTGGTAATGTTAACCCCGTTTCAAAAATCAATGGCTCAGGCAGAAAAGAAGCAACAAGGAGCAGTTCTAAATCATATTGCAGTGTATGTTACTGATCTGGCTAAATCAACCGCATTTTATAAAGATGTTTTTGACCTTGAAATAATACCGGAGCCATTTAAAGATGGCAGACATACCTGGTTCTCATTAGGCCCTGCCGGGCATTTGCATTTAATTCAGGGTGCAAAAGCCAATGTAGAGCATGATAAGAATGAGCATTTGTGTTTTAGCGTGCCTTCTGTGGACAAATTTATTACTCTGCTTAATGTTAAGAAAATTGAATTTGAAGATTGGGCAGGAACACGCAAGGCGGTTACTTTAAGAGTTGACGGAATAAAACAAGTTTATTTTAAAGATCCGGATGGACATTGGCTTGAAGTAAACGACGACTATAAATAA
- a CDS encoding class I SAM-dependent methyltransferase, with product MNTKQAYNIWAAQYDTNDNKTRDLEGLALKLCLARVPFNKVLEIGCGTGKNTEWLIGKAAMITAVDLSDQMLARAKDKITSNRVDFKQADITARWNFRDGLYDLVTFSLILEHIENLDYVFNQVSKSLNPEGYVYVGELHPYKQYTGTKARFDTEDGKQLVDCFNHNISDFIQAGKKHGLTLVDVEEYFDDNNRTDIPRILTILFKKS from the coding sequence ATGAATACTAAACAAGCTTATAACATCTGGGCTGCACAATACGATACTAACGATAATAAAACAAGAGATCTGGAGGGCTTGGCCCTAAAATTATGCCTTGCCCGTGTTCCATTTAATAAGGTTTTGGAGATTGGCTGCGGGACAGGAAAAAATACTGAATGGCTTATTGGAAAAGCAGCAATGATTACGGCTGTTGATCTTTCAGATCAAATGCTGGCCAGAGCAAAAGATAAAATAACATCTAACAGGGTTGATTTTAAACAGGCAGATATTACTGCCCGCTGGAACTTTAGGGATGGTCTATACGACCTGGTAACTTTTAGTTTGATATTGGAGCATATTGAGAATCTTGATTATGTTTTTAACCAGGTATCTAAATCTTTAAACCCGGAGGGTTACGTGTATGTTGGTGAATTGCATCCATATAAGCAGTATACCGGTACTAAAGCCAGATTTGATACAGAAGATGGTAAACAACTGGTAGATTGCTTTAACCATAATATATCTGATTTTATTCAGGCCGGTAAAAAGCACGGACTGACTTTGGTTGATGTTGAGGAGTATTTTGATGACAATAACAGAACAGATATTCCAAGAATTTTAACCATCTTGTTCAAGAAATCCTAA
- a CDS encoding CotH kinase family protein — protein MTCRALKSGKNWCKLMFILSVLIVISSCKKDEKHEDPPVIPKSDKQLKIFRFSALKNSVLVKDIDGEIVGDTIYARAFAGTDISKLIPSFTYDGAKILVGDVVQKSDTTINDFTHLVSYSVVAEDNTKKTYFVKFTDNGIAALYINTNNVPITSKETYIMGSLKLVSNFKDVVYEGKTEIKGRGNSTWYDMPKKPYRIKLDKKAGLLGMAESKNWVLLANYADKTLMRNELAFMLSRNMGRAFTPNSRYVEVYLNGSFIGNYQLTEQIKEGKGLVDIEEQPDGTTALPDLAGGYLIEQDLFADGEPVYFKTQKNMPFVIKYPDEDKISQQQKDYIKNHFQKFEDALYSINFTDPVNGYRKYFDVNSYVDFYIVNEVIGNPDAFRSTYMFKKRNDDKIYVGPVWDFDKAANNDNRLGDQVNGLMSNSAFEPKIWFKRLMEDPGFRRRIRERWNELKAKINTVPDATAPLAKKLAVSQVRNFIKWDILKRQSYLELQVSGSYAGEVAYLKNFLTRHIEWLDTKFNSSEYQ, from the coding sequence ATGACCTGCAGAGCTTTAAAATCTGGTAAGAACTGGTGCAAATTGATGTTTATCTTATCAGTACTTATTGTAATTTCTTCCTGTAAAAAAGATGAAAAACATGAAGACCCACCGGTAATACCTAAAAGCGACAAGCAATTAAAAATTTTTAGATTCAGTGCATTGAAGAACAGTGTTCTGGTAAAAGACATTGATGGCGAGATTGTAGGTGATACCATATATGCCAGGGCATTTGCAGGAACAGACATTAGTAAGCTTATACCTTCCTTTACTTATGATGGTGCAAAGATATTGGTAGGCGATGTGGTTCAGAAAAGTGACACAACAATTAATGACTTTACTCATTTGGTAAGCTATAGCGTGGTAGCCGAAGACAATACCAAAAAAACCTATTTTGTTAAGTTTACTGATAATGGGATAGCTGCACTTTATATCAATACAAATAATGTTCCTATTACCAGCAAAGAAACCTATATTATGGGTTCTTTAAAGTTAGTGAGCAATTTTAAAGACGTAGTTTACGAAGGTAAAACGGAAATAAAGGGAAGAGGCAATTCGACCTGGTATGATATGCCTAAAAAGCCTTATCGTATTAAGCTTGATAAGAAAGCCGGCTTGCTGGGTATGGCAGAGAGTAAAAACTGGGTGCTTTTAGCCAATTATGCCGACAAAACATTAATGCGCAATGAGCTTGCCTTTATGCTAAGCCGGAATATGGGGCGTGCTTTTACACCAAATTCAAGATATGTTGAGGTATATTTAAATGGGTCGTTTATTGGTAATTATCAGCTAACTGAACAGATTAAAGAAGGTAAAGGGCTTGTTGATATTGAGGAGCAACCCGATGGTACTACAGCTTTACCAGATCTTGCGGGTGGATACCTGATAGAGCAGGATCTATTTGCCGATGGTGAGCCGGTATATTTTAAGACGCAAAAGAATATGCCTTTTGTAATTAAGTATCCTGACGAAGATAAGATCAGTCAGCAGCAAAAGGATTATATCAAAAATCATTTTCAGAAATTTGAGGATGCTTTATATTCGATAAACTTTACGGATCCGGTAAATGGCTACAGAAAGTATTTTGATGTAAATAGCTATGTAGATTTTTACATTGTAAATGAAGTTATAGGTAATCCTGATGCATTTAGAAGCACTTATATGTTTAAAAAACGTAACGACGATAAAATTTATGTCGGTCCGGTTTGGGATTTTGATAAGGCGGCAAATAACGATAATCGTTTGGGTGACCAGGTAAATGGGCTAATGTCTAACTCAGCATTTGAACCTAAGATATGGTTTAAAAGATTGATGGAGGACCCAGGCTTTAGGCGTAGAATAAGAGAACGATGGAACGAACTGAAGGCAAAAATAAATACGGTGCCCGATGCAACTGCCCCACTAGCCAAAAAGCTAGCGGTTTCGCAGGTCAGGAATTTTATTAAATGGGATATCTTAAAAAGACAGTCGTATTTAGAACTTCAGGTATCGGGATCATATGCAGGAGAAGTTGCTTATCTGAAAAATTTCCTAACAAGGCATATCGAATGGTTGGATACAAAATTCAACAGCAGCGAATATCAATAG
- a CDS encoding TIGR01777 family oxidoreductase — translation MKYAKIVLAGGNGYLGNVLANYYKTIATQVIILSRKNKPVEGNVETVLWDGKTEGLWIEALNGSDMLINLCGKNVNCRYNKKNRDEIIASRTVPTRLLNKVIAEMANPPKLWINVTSATIYRHAEDHEQDEYTGEIGYGFSIDVCKQWEGSFFETETPLTRKVALRMGIVLGRHDSVFPRLLNLVKFGLGGSQGDGQQYVSWIHEYDVARCTEWLINNEELVGVVNCVAPQAVKNTELMSLIRSTYGIPFGLPSPQWLLEIGMLLIGSETELVLKSRWVAPKRLLESGFIFQFPNAKHAIHDILSIRI, via the coding sequence ATGAAATATGCAAAAATAGTATTGGCCGGAGGCAACGGTTATCTGGGGAATGTTTTAGCTAACTATTATAAAACTATTGCCACTCAGGTAATAATACTCAGCAGAAAAAATAAACCTGTTGAAGGTAATGTGGAAACAGTTTTATGGGATGGAAAAACAGAGGGGCTATGGATAGAAGCGCTTAATGGTTCAGACATGCTGATTAATCTTTGCGGGAAAAATGTAAACTGCCGTTACAACAAAAAGAACAGGGACGAGATCATTGCTTCGAGAACAGTTCCTACGAGATTGTTAAATAAAGTAATAGCAGAGATGGCTAACCCTCCAAAACTTTGGATTAATGTGACTTCTGCAACGATTTATCGCCATGCGGAAGATCATGAACAAGATGAATATACAGGAGAAATTGGCTATGGTTTTTCTATAGATGTGTGCAAACAATGGGAAGGTTCATTTTTTGAAACTGAAACACCTTTGACACGTAAAGTTGCGTTAAGAATGGGTATTGTATTGGGTAGACATGATAGCGTGTTCCCTCGACTGCTTAATTTGGTTAAATTCGGTTTAGGTGGTAGCCAGGGTGATGGTCAGCAGTATGTTTCCTGGATTCATGAGTACGATGTGGCCAGATGTACAGAATGGTTAATAAATAATGAAGAACTGGTTGGTGTTGTTAATTGTGTTGCCCCACAGGCAGTTAAAAATACAGAACTAATGAGTTTAATACGGAGTACTTATGGTATTCCTTTTGGATTACCCAGTCCACAATGGTTATTGGAAATAGGAATGCTTTTAATAGGCTCAGAAACAGAACTGGTTTTAAAGAGCAGGTGGGTGGCGCCTAAGCGCTTGCTTGAGTCAGGCTTTATTTTTCAGTTCCCAAATGCAAAACATGCAATTCATGATATTTTGAGCATAAGAATATGA